The following proteins are encoded in a genomic region of Longimicrobium sp.:
- a CDS encoding lipopolysaccharide kinase InaA family protein, with protein MDWKTYVGRHALADFVPLEHEGARMLVRGGYEDAARLLVEQKALSAVEMRGGGRQAHPVVLLQTGEKAVVRHYRRGGLVQRINSSRYFGGNRAFDELRATERARAGGVRTARVLAAIERPRTLGYHATLATLLIPGATDAAAWLESAAEGRREAMLREAGHQIATMHEAGVAHPDVNLRNLLVVERDTAPEVWLLDFDKARVHPGPVPRARRAAELRRLARSARKLRAPIDPDGWKAVREGYGDGWPRGLVLG; from the coding sequence ATGGATTGGAAGACCTACGTTGGCCGGCACGCTCTGGCGGACTTCGTTCCGCTGGAGCACGAAGGCGCTCGCATGCTGGTGCGCGGCGGCTACGAAGACGCCGCGCGCCTGCTGGTGGAGCAAAAGGCGCTTTCGGCCGTGGAGATGCGGGGCGGCGGGCGCCAGGCGCACCCCGTCGTGCTGCTGCAGACGGGCGAAAAGGCCGTCGTGCGCCACTACCGTCGCGGCGGGCTGGTGCAGCGCATCAACTCATCGCGCTACTTCGGCGGGAACCGCGCGTTCGATGAGCTTCGCGCCACGGAGCGGGCGCGCGCGGGTGGCGTCCGGACGGCGCGGGTGCTGGCCGCCATCGAGCGCCCGCGGACGCTGGGGTACCATGCCACGCTCGCCACGCTGTTGATCCCGGGCGCGACGGACGCGGCTGCGTGGCTGGAATCGGCGGCGGAGGGGCGGCGCGAGGCGATGCTGCGCGAAGCGGGACACCAGATCGCGACGATGCACGAGGCCGGCGTGGCGCACCCGGACGTGAACCTGCGCAACCTGCTGGTGGTGGAGCGCGACACCGCGCCCGAGGTGTGGCTGCTGGACTTCGACAAGGCGCGCGTGCACCCCGGCCCCGTCCCGCGTGCGCGCCGGGCGGCGGAGTTGCGGCGGCTGGCCCGCTCCGCCCGCAAGCTGCGCGCGCCCATCGATCCGGACGGCTGGAAGGCGGTGCGTGAAGGCTACGGCGACGGCTGGCCGCGCGGG
- a CDS encoding Rieske 2Fe-2S domain-containing protein: MTAPAETPFVFDPPSRAAAWYLLAPSSSLPRGRVLTRRIGQDEVVLFRAESGTVGALAPHCWHMGAHLGNGCVVGDHLQCPLHHWAWDREGAGELPGGGRAPASARQPGYAVAERLGGIWVWMGDGAPGPVPGFETFADDELLTSHGRPVRLRCAWYAPAANGFDEQHLSTVHGRALRERPEVDVPEPGRMRMRYLSRVTGTGLADRIMKRISGDHIRVQINCWAGSTVTVESDLGRTRSALLLAFVPVGGEVEVTPVFTTRRGGLPGMARLRLAVARFLFTRFIEKDVQVMQGMRFRPRLPLRGNPALETFLRWASALPGERAPHSSTP, from the coding sequence ATGACCGCACCCGCCGAAACGCCGTTCGTCTTCGATCCGCCATCTCGCGCCGCCGCCTGGTACCTGCTCGCGCCCTCGTCTTCCCTGCCCCGCGGGCGAGTGCTGACGCGCCGCATCGGCCAGGACGAGGTGGTGCTCTTCCGCGCGGAGTCGGGTACTGTGGGGGCCTTGGCACCGCACTGCTGGCACATGGGTGCGCACCTGGGCAACGGCTGCGTCGTGGGCGATCACCTGCAGTGCCCGCTGCATCACTGGGCGTGGGACCGGGAGGGCGCCGGCGAGCTTCCCGGCGGCGGGCGCGCGCCGGCATCCGCACGGCAGCCTGGGTATGCCGTGGCGGAGCGGCTGGGCGGGATCTGGGTGTGGATGGGGGACGGGGCGCCGGGCCCGGTGCCGGGGTTCGAGACGTTCGCGGACGACGAACTGCTGACCTCGCACGGCCGGCCCGTGCGCCTCCGCTGCGCCTGGTATGCCCCGGCGGCGAACGGCTTCGACGAGCAGCACCTGAGCACCGTGCACGGCCGCGCCCTCCGCGAGCGACCCGAGGTAGACGTGCCGGAGCCGGGCCGGATGCGGATGCGCTACCTGTCGCGGGTGACGGGAACGGGCCTGGCCGACCGCATCATGAAGCGGATTTCCGGCGACCACATCCGCGTGCAGATCAACTGCTGGGCGGGCAGCACGGTGACGGTGGAGAGCGATCTCGGCCGCACGCGCAGCGCGCTCCTCCTGGCCTTCGTGCCTGTCGGCGGCGAGGTGGAGGTGACGCCGGTGTTCACCACTCGGCGCGGCGGCCTGCCGGGAATGGCGCGCCTGCGCCTGGCCGTGGCGCGCTTCCTCTTCACCCGCTTCATCGAAAAAGATGTGCAGGTGATGCAGGGCATGCGCTTCCGCCCGCGACTGCCGCTCCGAGGCAATCCAGCGCTGGAAACCTTTCTCCGCTGGGCCTCTGCCCTCCCCGGCGAACGCGCGCCGCATTCAAGCACCCCCTGA
- a CDS encoding DinB family protein, producing MKWLMTAVLTLCATPVLAQAPAAAPANAAVSSVRSIYTAARGYVLAAAEQMPADQYGFRPTESVRTFGQLVGHVANAEGAICSAVLGEQPQNAQNAEELTDKAAIIEALRAANAICDRAYAISDEAALRTVGLFGQERTALAALVMNAGHDFEHYGNIVTYMRIKGMVPPSSQGN from the coding sequence ATGAAGTGGCTCATGACCGCCGTGCTCACGCTCTGTGCGACGCCCGTACTTGCCCAGGCGCCCGCCGCCGCACCGGCCAATGCCGCCGTAAGCTCCGTGCGTTCGATCTACACGGCGGCGCGCGGCTACGTACTCGCCGCCGCCGAGCAGATGCCGGCGGACCAGTACGGGTTCCGGCCCACGGAGAGCGTCCGCACCTTCGGCCAGCTGGTCGGGCACGTCGCCAATGCGGAGGGCGCCATCTGCTCCGCCGTTCTGGGTGAGCAGCCGCAGAACGCGCAGAACGCCGAGGAGCTCACGGACAAGGCGGCGATCATCGAGGCGCTTCGTGCGGCGAACGCCATCTGCGACCGCGCCTACGCCATCTCCGACGAGGCGGCGCTGCGCACGGTGGGGCTCTTCGGCCAGGAGCGGACGGCGCTGGCGGCACTGGTGATGAACGCCGGGCACGACTTCGAGCACTACGGCAACATCGTCACGTACATGCGCATCAAGGGCATGGTTCCGCCGTCGAGCCAAGGCAACTGA